Proteins encoded by one window of Geobacter sp. DSM 9736:
- a CDS encoding cytochrome c3 family protein gives MLYTIYRLFPALILALGLAAPVAAEQGMAIDPATCLGCHSNKISAAAFAASVHGKNACTSCHVEITDLARHMRGEVKVGKVHCERCHKKENAEHYDSVHVQKEVMCADCHTDIHTHRYWKKEKRIAVAKCIQCHDKAAVYRNSVHGKAVAAGNQDSAACHDCHNLHEIKPIGDGKSHEVREFHTKVCMKCHSDEKMMARNNVFNVAVKTYMDSYHGKNYRLGFPEKVAGCADCHTAHSVLPSKDPNSSVNPNNLVNTCGQCHPKATPLFGKFYSHGEHGNREKYPILFYTFIAMTGLLVGTFAVFWLHTLLWMFRGFVENREKQAALEEGHVEHAIPDGHKQYRRFQRRHIFLHLLVIISFLGLSMTGLPLKFSDQAWAKVLMGWFGGSANAGLIHRYCAGITFVYFMGAIFLSIHFLFIRKDLKGNFLQRLFGPDSLMPNLRDIQDVTGMVRWFLFKGPKPTFERWTYWEKFDFIAVFWGMFAIGGSGLMLWFPEFFGLFLPGWMFNVATIVHSDEALLATGFIFTVHFFNTHGRPEKFPMDFVIFNGQMSKHEFIEERGDQWKRYEEMGITETFRAHKTSGVAYDFIIKGFGFTALAIGIGLLILMIIAFLHGGAH, from the coding sequence ATGCTGTACACCATCTACCGCCTCTTCCCCGCGCTGATCCTGGCCCTGGGGCTTGCAGCCCCTGTGGCAGCAGAGCAGGGAATGGCCATCGATCCGGCCACCTGTCTCGGCTGCCACAGCAACAAGATCTCGGCCGCCGCCTTTGCCGCTTCGGTACATGGCAAGAATGCCTGTACGAGCTGCCACGTGGAGATCACCGACCTCGCCAGACACATGCGGGGCGAAGTAAAGGTCGGCAAGGTTCACTGCGAGCGTTGCCACAAGAAGGAAAATGCAGAGCATTACGACAGCGTTCACGTACAGAAAGAAGTAATGTGCGCTGACTGCCACACCGACATCCACACCCACCGGTATTGGAAAAAGGAGAAACGGATTGCAGTTGCGAAGTGCATCCAGTGTCACGACAAGGCCGCCGTCTATCGCAACTCCGTTCACGGCAAAGCAGTCGCCGCCGGCAATCAGGACTCCGCCGCCTGCCACGACTGCCATAACCTCCATGAAATAAAGCCGATAGGTGACGGAAAATCTCATGAGGTACGGGAATTCCACACCAAGGTCTGCATGAAGTGCCATAGCGACGAGAAGATGATGGCTCGCAACAACGTCTTCAATGTCGCCGTGAAGACCTACATGGACAGCTACCACGGCAAGAACTACCGTCTCGGATTCCCGGAAAAGGTTGCAGGCTGTGCCGACTGTCACACTGCCCACTCGGTACTCCCCTCAAAAGATCCGAATTCGAGCGTTAATCCGAACAATCTCGTGAACACCTGCGGTCAGTGTCACCCGAAAGCAACCCCACTGTTCGGAAAGTTCTATTCCCACGGCGAGCACGGCAACCGTGAGAAGTACCCGATTCTCTTCTATACATTCATCGCAATGACAGGCCTGCTGGTCGGCACCTTCGCAGTCTTCTGGCTGCACACACTCCTCTGGATGTTCCGCGGCTTCGTCGAGAACCGTGAGAAGCAGGCCGCCCTGGAAGAAGGGCACGTCGAACATGCGATTCCCGACGGGCACAAGCAGTACCGACGCTTCCAGAGGCGCCACATCTTCCTCCACCTGCTCGTTATCATCAGCTTCCTCGGCCTGTCTATGACCGGGCTCCCGCTCAAGTTCAGCGATCAGGCCTGGGCAAAGGTACTGATGGGCTGGTTTGGCGGCTCTGCGAACGCGGGTCTGATCCACCGCTACTGTGCGGGCATCACCTTCGTCTACTTCATGGGAGCCATCTTCCTCAGCATCCACTTCCTCTTCATCCGTAAGGACCTGAAGGGGAACTTCCTGCAGCGGCTCTTCGGTCCCGATTCGCTCATGCCGAACCTGCGTGACATCCAGGATGTCACCGGAATGGTCCGCTGGTTCCTCTTCAAAGGTCCGAAGCCGACCTTCGAACGCTGGACCTACTGGGAGAAATTCGACTTCATCGCAGTCTTCTGGGGTATGTTCGCCATCGGCGGCTCCGGCCTGATGCTCTGGTTCCCCGAGTTCTTCGGTCTGTTCCTCCCGGGCTGGATGTTCAACGTAGCCACCATCGTCCACTCGGACGAGGCGCTGCTTGCCACCGGCTTCATCTTCACCGTCCACTTCTTCAACACCCACGGGCGGCCTGAAAAATTCCCGATGGACTTCGTCATCTTCAACGGCCAGATGTCGAAGCACGAGTTCATCGAGGAGCGTGGCGACCAGTGGAAACGTTACGAGGAAATGGGCATCACCGAGACATTCCGTGCCCATAAAACCAGTGGCGTCGCATATGACTTCATCATCAAGGGCTTCGGTTTCACCGCCCTTGCCATCGGGATCGGACTCCTGATCCTGATGATCATCGCCTTCCTGCACGGCGGAGCACACTGA
- a CDS encoding radical SAM protein, whose product MKVLLISIHAAPSPQAVPLAGAFLKAALMADQELTESVSVHLQEFFITDQPDACMAQILDEAPDAVGFSLYSWNRSLSVKLIKMLRRTRPEIVLFAGGPEATTDSERLLAEAPLDFVICGEGEVPFVASMARLRAGSSPAGIKGIACGKDGTAVTGETADPALLDTLPSPFLTGALDVDKYRGVLWQLSRGCDFSCDFCFDHRGKKGARRFPLERVAAELRLFVEKRVSQVFVLDSTFNTDVNRAKEILQLISATAPHIHFHFEVRSELLDAEMARLFAGITCSLQIGLQSADPQVHRLVHRTFNRDLFTEKVRLLNEAGAIFGFDLIYGLPGDTLEGFEKSLDYALWLRPNHLDIFPLAVLPGTELARNSQRFGMEYPDCPPYILEKSATFPTEAMSEAAALAKACDIFYSRGRAVAWFASVLAPLGRSPSAFLRDFYRATGEGKEVTEADLDDQQIWIGQREFISWSYHESGIDRLLPVALDLIDYHYHYAEALLAPPPELPTDRQLEHTDLLRHPLALAPSTRLARFHFEIFDLLEAGDIALEEFADCFSPLGSCAAIYPRAGEVFTESLDDGYFTLLRLLNGTTPAANLIDEAGLGKAEAAEFLEFAAAEGIIILT is encoded by the coding sequence GTGAAGGTTCTCCTCATCTCCATCCATGCCGCACCCTCCCCTCAAGCAGTCCCGCTTGCCGGCGCTTTTCTGAAGGCAGCGCTAATGGCTGACCAGGAACTGACAGAAAGCGTCTCCGTCCATCTGCAGGAATTCTTCATTACCGATCAGCCGGATGCGTGCATGGCTCAGATCCTGGATGAGGCCCCTGACGCTGTAGGTTTCTCTCTCTATTCCTGGAACCGCAGCCTCTCTGTAAAGCTCATCAAAATGCTTCGCCGGACACGGCCGGAGATCGTGCTCTTCGCAGGAGGCCCCGAAGCGACGACAGACTCCGAGAGGCTCCTTGCCGAAGCCCCCCTGGATTTCGTTATTTGCGGAGAAGGCGAAGTTCCTTTCGTTGCATCGATGGCGAGGCTCCGGGCGGGCTCATCTCCTGCCGGGATAAAAGGGATAGCATGCGGGAAAGATGGCACTGCAGTGACAGGCGAAACTGCAGATCCGGCTCTTCTCGACACGCTCCCCTCCCCCTTCCTCACTGGCGCTCTGGATGTGGATAAGTACCGGGGAGTTCTCTGGCAGCTTTCACGTGGATGCGATTTCAGCTGCGATTTCTGCTTCGACCATCGGGGGAAAAAGGGTGCACGCCGCTTTCCTCTTGAGCGCGTAGCGGCCGAACTCCGTCTTTTCGTGGAAAAACGGGTTTCACAGGTATTCGTACTGGATTCCACCTTCAATACGGATGTGAATAGGGCAAAAGAGATCCTGCAACTTATCTCGGCGACGGCCCCCCACATTCACTTCCACTTCGAGGTGCGAAGCGAGCTTCTTGACGCGGAGATGGCCCGGCTGTTCGCAGGCATAACCTGTTCTCTCCAGATCGGGCTGCAGAGCGCCGATCCACAGGTTCATCGCCTCGTACACCGTACCTTCAACCGGGACTTGTTCACCGAAAAGGTAAGGCTTCTGAATGAAGCGGGAGCAATCTTCGGGTTCGACCTCATCTACGGGCTTCCCGGAGACACCCTGGAAGGATTCGAGAAAAGCCTTGACTACGCCCTGTGGCTCCGACCGAACCACCTCGACATATTTCCGCTCGCCGTGCTTCCCGGAACAGAGCTGGCCCGCAACTCACAGCGATTCGGAATGGAGTACCCGGACTGTCCACCATACATACTCGAAAAATCGGCAACCTTCCCGACTGAAGCAATGAGCGAAGCGGCTGCCCTGGCAAAGGCATGCGACATCTTCTACAGCCGCGGCCGTGCCGTCGCATGGTTCGCTTCGGTCCTCGCTCCGCTCGGCCGCTCACCCTCCGCCTTCCTCCGGGACTTTTACCGGGCGACTGGAGAGGGAAAGGAGGTTACGGAGGCCGACCTTGACGATCAGCAGATATGGATAGGGCAACGGGAGTTCATCAGCTGGTCATATCATGAATCGGGAATCGACCGCCTTCTACCTGTGGCTCTCGACCTTATCGACTACCACTACCACTATGCCGAAGCCCTGCTGGCTCCCCCCCCCGAGCTTCCGACCGACCGGCAGCTGGAGCATACCGACCTTCTCCGGCACCCTTTGGCGCTGGCACCCTCAACCCGCCTGGCACGGTTCCACTTCGAGATTTTCGACCTGCTCGAAGCAGGGGACATAGCCCTCGAAGAGTTTGCCGACTGCTTTTCCCCCCTCGGCTCCTGCGCCGCCATCTACCCCCGTGCAGGTGAAGTATTCACAGAATCGCTGGACGATGGTTACTTCACTCTGCTTCGGCTCCTGAACGGCACCACTCCTGCGGCGAATCTGATCGACGAAGCCGGTCTGGGCAAAGCCGAGGCTGCGGAGTTTCTGGAATTCGCGGCAGCAGAAGGCATCATCATCCTCACCTGA
- a CDS encoding MXAN_5187 C-terminal domain-containing protein yields the protein MGLAEDIILFEKDLNELIIRYEQYFLGIEKRAPLKLLEKVERYVRRYSGTPIVNTMLKFKFTSISARFNSYKQYWNRINTLIEEGRYSRDRFKMEMHHAPDRVVKPAAALDEKATPASETDNLYRQYIEARQACNLPVNNITPALIDTLVAQQKPEIMKKYQCDKVEYKVVIEGGTPRIKVRPLK from the coding sequence ATGGGACTTGCAGAAGATATCATACTGTTCGAAAAGGATCTCAATGAGCTGATCATCAGGTACGAGCAGTACTTCCTCGGCATAGAGAAACGTGCACCCCTCAAGCTGCTGGAAAAGGTGGAACGCTACGTCCGCCGCTACTCCGGCACCCCCATCGTCAACACGATGCTCAAGTTCAAGTTCACTTCCATTTCGGCCCGATTCAACAGCTACAAGCAGTACTGGAACCGGATCAACACGCTTATAGAGGAAGGAAGATACTCCCGGGACCGGTTCAAGATGGAAATGCACCATGCTCCCGACAGGGTCGTCAAACCTGCGGCCGCCCTGGATGAGAAGGCCACTCCGGCCTCCGAGACGGATAACCTTTACCGGCAGTACATCGAAGCACGTCAGGCGTGCAACCTGCCGGTGAACAACATCACCCCGGCGCTCATCGACACACTCGTGGCCCAGCAGAAACCTGAGATCATGAAGAAGTATCAGTGCGACAAAGTCGAGTACAAGGTTGTCATCGAAGGGGGCACTCCCAGAATCAAAGTTCGCCCGTTGAAGTAG